Proteins from one Flavobacterium sp. N2038 genomic window:
- a CDS encoding GNAT family N-acetyltransferase, producing MITVSTDKTNLDVPFIQNFLKDIYWAAGRTIDEVQRTIDTSFCFGIYLNDKQIGFARVITDYVVFAYLMDVFITEEHRGKGYSSILIETMMNEPQLQEVKIWRLATSDAHFLYEKFGFTKLNHPEKMMEKIVK from the coding sequence ATGATAACAGTATCTACAGATAAAACAAATCTCGACGTTCCGTTTATACAAAACTTTTTAAAGGATATTTACTGGGCTGCGGGAAGAACTATAGACGAAGTACAGCGTACGATCGATACTTCTTTTTGTTTTGGAATTTATTTAAATGACAAACAAATTGGTTTTGCCCGCGTGATAACCGATTATGTTGTCTTTGCTTATTTAATGGATGTTTTTATTACAGAAGAACATCGCGGAAAAGGCTATTCATCGATTTTAATTGAAACAATGATGAATGAACCCCAGCTTCAGGAAGTTAAAATCTGGCGATTGGCAACAAGTGATGCGCACTTTTTATATGAAAAATTCGGATTTACAAAACTGAATCATCCTGAAAAGATGATGGAAAAAATCGTAAAATGA
- a CDS encoding DUF4260 domain-containing protein — MNTIIKLEEVALFILGIYLFSLLNFEWWWFLALILVPDLSMIGYAFGNKSGAFFYNVFHHKGIAILLYILGIYFRNELLQLAGIILFSHSAMDRIFGYGLKYEKGFKYTHLGEIGK, encoded by the coding sequence ATGAACACGATAATCAAACTCGAAGAAGTTGCTTTATTTATTCTCGGAATCTATCTATTCAGTCTTTTAAATTTTGAATGGTGGTGGTTTTTAGCTTTAATCTTAGTACCGGATTTGTCGATGATTGGTTATGCATTTGGGAACAAAAGTGGTGCATTTTTTTATAATGTGTTTCATCATAAAGGAATCGCAATTCTATTGTATATTTTAGGTATTTATTTTAGAAATGAATTGCTGCAATTAGCCGGAATTATTTTATTTTCACATTCAGCAATGGATCGTATTTTTGGTTATGGCCTTAAATATGAAAAGGGTTTTAAATACACGCATTTAGGTGAAATTGGAAAATAA
- a CDS encoding MmcQ/YjbR family DNA-binding protein gives MNLETFYEYCLSKKGVSEHFPFDEDTLVFKVGAKMFALSSLSQWEKDEASVNLKCDPDRAQELRAEYDEIKPGFHMSKVHWNTVALNGNLPDKFVKELIDHSYELVFKSLTKKIQNEIVELEN, from the coding sequence ATGAATCTAGAAACGTTTTACGAATATTGTCTTTCGAAAAAAGGAGTCAGCGAACATTTTCCTTTTGATGAAGATACTCTGGTATTTAAAGTAGGTGCAAAAATGTTTGCTTTATCATCCTTATCGCAATGGGAAAAAGATGAAGCTTCGGTCAATTTAAAATGTGATCCGGACCGTGCACAAGAGCTCAGAGCAGAGTATGATGAAATAAAACCGGGTTTTCATATGAGTAAAGTGCATTGGAATACGGTGGCTTTAAACGGAAATTTGCCTGATAAATTTGTGAAAGAACTTATAGATCATTCGTATGAATTGGTTTTCAAAAGTTTGACAAAGAAAATTCAAAATGAAATTGTCGAATTAGAAAATTAG
- a CDS encoding PH domain-containing protein, with protein MKEQFKKFLNEEQDPKAIEKITSKLTDLLMKGEEVGYIAVQKKPAITVFPDSIVLTNKRIIICKPKNLGLSMDFTDYTWDDIASTFVKENILGSEFSFGTKTDLAVSIDYIPKIQARKIYTYAKEQMDLLKNPVVAGAPIQETAIIEEAVFEDEDEIEEVETEEVTSFAEILPAAPVYTETFEPIQPQAPTGDRKLSDLSKEELFDKLQNYKKLLDNGLIMQGEYDTYKKEILSYM; from the coding sequence ATGAAAGAACAATTTAAAAAATTTCTGAACGAAGAACAAGATCCAAAAGCGATTGAAAAAATCACTTCAAAACTCACTGATTTATTAATGAAAGGTGAAGAAGTTGGATATATCGCAGTACAAAAAAAACCTGCAATAACTGTTTTTCCTGACAGTATAGTTTTGACTAATAAAAGAATTATCATCTGCAAACCTAAAAATCTTGGTCTTTCTATGGACTTTACAGATTATACCTGGGATGATATTGCAAGTACTTTTGTAAAAGAAAACATCTTAGGTTCTGAGTTTTCATTTGGTACAAAAACAGATTTAGCTGTTTCTATTGATTACATCCCTAAAATTCAGGCAAGAAAGATTTATACTTATGCTAAAGAGCAAATGGATTTATTAAAAAATCCAGTTGTGGCAGGAGCTCCGATTCAGGAAACTGCTATAATTGAAGAAGCTGTATTTGAAGACGAGGACGAAATCGAAGAAGTTGAAACTGAAGAAGTAACAAGCTTTGCCGAAATTTTGCCGGCTGCTCCAGTCTACACTGAAACTTTCGAACCAATTCAGCCTCAGGCTCCAACCGGAGATCGTAAATTAAGCGATTTATCAAAAGAAGAACTTTTTGACAAATTGCAGAATTACAAAAAACTTCTTGACAATGGTTTAATCATGCAGGGAGAATATGATACTTATAAAAAAGAAATCTTAAGCTATATGTAA
- a CDS encoding DUF4407 domain-containing protein, with product MLKQFFILCSGADSDLLEGCSEGEQTKYVGIGATVFFTAVMAFLASAYALFTVFDSIYPALIFGFVWSLLIFNLDRFIVSTIKKRDRFFDEFLQATPRIILAIIIAIVISKPLEIKIFEKEINTVLLKEKNEMELANKKQVGNYFKSDLDKNMAEIAALKADIVTKEKEVNALYSTYITEAEGTAGTKKLGKGPVYKEKREKHDASLKELEALKVANEAKIAEKEKIAKQLQADLDKKVSQTQPIIEGFDGLMARINALNKLPWLPSFFIMLLFLAIETSPIIAKLLAPKGEFDFKQEEAETAMKATLVQNKYQRELLVKTSATMHDKVYADIAEDRGLFDLQRKNAKELLELQSHKFVEKQKATL from the coding sequence ATGTTAAAACAATTTTTTATCCTATGTTCGGGGGCAGACAGTGATCTCCTCGAAGGTTGTTCAGAAGGTGAACAAACCAAATATGTTGGTATAGGCGCCACTGTTTTCTTTACTGCAGTTATGGCTTTTCTGGCCAGTGCTTATGCCCTTTTTACTGTTTTCGATTCTATTTATCCAGCTTTGATTTTCGGATTTGTGTGGAGTTTACTAATTTTTAATCTGGACCGGTTTATCGTTTCTACTATTAAAAAAAGAGATCGTTTTTTTGATGAATTTCTACAAGCAACCCCGCGTATTATATTGGCAATTATTATTGCTATTGTTATTTCAAAACCACTGGAAATTAAAATTTTCGAAAAAGAAATCAATACAGTCTTATTGAAAGAGAAAAACGAAATGGAATTAGCCAACAAAAAGCAGGTTGGTAATTATTTCAAATCTGATTTAGATAAAAATATGGCAGAGATTGCAGCATTAAAAGCAGATATTGTAACAAAAGAAAAAGAAGTAAATGCTTTATATTCAACTTACATTACAGAAGCAGAGGGAACTGCAGGAACCAAAAAATTAGGAAAAGGTCCAGTTTATAAAGAAAAACGCGAAAAACATGATGCCTCTTTAAAGGAACTTGAAGCTTTGAAAGTAGCAAACGAAGCTAAAATTGCAGAAAAAGAAAAAATAGCCAAACAATTACAGGCTGATTTAGATAAAAAAGTTTCGCAGACACAACCTATTATTGAAGGGTTTGATGGTTTAATGGCGCGCATAAACGCATTGAACAAACTACCCTGGTTACCGTCATTTTTTATTATGCTGTTGTTTTTAGCGATTGAAACTTCACCAATTATTGCCAAATTACTGGCTCCAAAAGGAGAATTCGATTTCAAACAGGAAGAAGCCGAAACGGCGATGAAAGCGACTTTGGTACAAAATAAGTACCAGCGTGAATTATTAGTTAAAACCAGCGCCACAATGCATGACAAGGTTTATGCTGATATTGCCGAAGACAGAGGACTATTTGATTTACAACGAAAAAATGCCAAAGAGTTACTGGAATTACAATCCCATAAATTTGTAGAAAAACAGAAAGCTACGCTTTAG